Proteins from a genomic interval of Prevotella sp. E13-27:
- the rsfS gene encoding ribosome silencing factor produces MIQTIIKGIQEKKGSGIVVADLDGIDGTICRYFIICQGNSPAQVEAIADSIAETTRKDMKEKPARVVGLENAQWVAMDYGDVLVHIFLPDVREYYDLEHLWDDAKLNYIPDLD; encoded by the coding sequence ATGATTCAAACAATTATTAAGGGAATACAAGAGAAAAAAGGAAGTGGTATTGTTGTAGCCGATCTTGACGGCATAGACGGAACAATCTGTCGTTATTTCATCATTTGTCAGGGTAACTCGCCAGCACAGGTGGAGGCGATTGCCGACTCTATAGCTGAAACGACCCGCAAGGACATGAAGGAGAAGCCTGCGCGTGTCGTGGGTCTCGAGAATGCCCAGTGGGTGGCAATGGACTATGGCGATGTGCTGGTCCACATCTTCCTGCCCGATGTACGTGAGTATTATGACTTGGAGCATCTGTGGGATGATGCAAAGTTGAACTATATACCCGACTTAGACTAA